From Micropterus dolomieu isolate WLL.071019.BEF.003 ecotype Adirondacks linkage group LG06, ASM2129224v1, whole genome shotgun sequence:
TGAAAGTTATATCACCTCAATAAGCGACTTGTTTCCAAAGCTGTTTCGTAAACCTGGCAGACATGAGATGCACGTCCTTTTCATCTGttcctccttcttcctcatACATCTGATGTTGGTCACTgaggtaaataaaatatttccatgAAAATACATCACAACTACTattttcataaaatgtttttaaagctaTTTGTCACATTAACATCTTGTCTCTTCCTGCTGTAGGGAGGGATTTACATATTTCAGCTTATTGATTATTATGGCACTACCAGAGCTTTTCATTATGTCATGGCTTTATCTGAGTGTCTAGCTCTGGCCTGGGGTTTTGGTAAGCATGAAAGCATTTATATTATATCCACTTTCTAACCATTCCTATACATGTGTTATTATTCAATAATCACTTATGAGGTTATGCTTTATATTTAAAACTATCCCGAGTCAGAATGCTTGAATACAACCAAATATTTTAAAGAGATTGTTTATCCTTCCTCCTCGATCACAGTCTTATTTTAGCTATAACACTCCACAATActaataaaaatactttaaaactgGTCTAATCCACACTATAAATTTCCATCAGGTGCCGACCGTGTTATTAACGTCATTGAGGACATGACAGGACAGAGACCCTGTGTTTTTTTCAAACTGTGCTGGAAATACATCATTCCTCTGCTGTCACTGGTGAGTCAGGAAGGTTTGAACAGCAACAAAATGTAGTTCCATTGCTCTAATAACAAGACTAAggctatgttcagactgcaTGTCTTAATGCTCAATAGCGATTCTTTCCCCAGATCCGATCTTTTTTGTTTGACaattcacattattgtttaaatgtggcccatatcagactccagtgtgtacTCTCAACGGCCTGAAAGTGAACCGCATgtgcagaagaataaaacaacGTCATACACAGCAGCATGCTGTGACACAGATGTAAGcaagccacagaggttagccacggttagctcatacttgctaaccctcccgaaTTTCATGGGAGACTCCTGTATTTCATTGCCCTCCCTCGGTTTAGTCCCGGAGTCACAtctctcccgaattatgacaaatgttcacaactttctgtcccccatgacatttattaatttttctgCCGCTGTACAACGCATCTGCCCCACAACTCTCTCTCGCTCTACTACGTCCGCTCAGATAAGTAGCATGCACTTGTAACTCAAAAGAGAGCTCATGacccggtggatttcaggtgtaagaaagggactttgtgagcagatgatagcaaggtaacagtagaggaagaagagagccacatgtatGATGATGGcctttgtggagctttttcgttaATCAAAGTTGCATCAGTTCCGatctgagtgtccagactcaaAAAAAGATGCCACAGAATGCATGGAACCTGCTAGAAGGGAGAGAGTGAACTAAATACATGGGCCAGCTTTTATAGCCCCTGGGTCCAGGTGAGAGCAATCACCTGATGACCCACCCAATTCAGCCAATTGTCTGCTGAGGTTGGCAGGACAACCTCCAAACAGTAGGAGGGGCGTCACACCCCCCATCTTAAGTACAAGGTTCCACCTGTACATCTGAACTCAGAAGATACCAAAggcaaaacacatttacattaaagagatggtattatgctcattttcaggtagcaaatcttaattaggggttgtaccagaacaggtttacatagtttaattttcaaaaaacaccatattttcctcatactgcacatgtgttgtacgctccgctcttgagctacagagtgatgcatcttacttgtacaaagtcttcgttgggagttgcacatgcgcagttcccaggtaaggactactagccaatcagaagcagaaaagggcgggtcgtaagaaacaaggtagtgtgatccaaatcaaagccgcttcagactgcgaccgtaacttagcagatggtataagttactcacaagtccacaaccgcacaacatcattgttccacatcttaccataaaccactacaaaattttacataaaaattggccaaacaatttgaacgtttgctcagtagctttcacatcgggtgtaacattagcattataggtataactttagctgtgttagccaatgtttacaacaactccgcacttgaacagtctgtgaagttacattgccgtgtttattttaaatataattcacaaccaataaagcaaacttacaggttgtgattgtaaATTttcaggcccaaacagagtcggagttgcatcgtcttttaggactaaacgttgaactgttaccggtgttctgacgatctatgctgccttgccaaaaaatgctaccatagcgcaaatcgatagactcagctctactcggccctgctccgtttcgtcgtagcgacgccacacacaactgccgcgacgtaatgttcaatgcgacacacacaccagcgatccacacagctgtctcttttttaagttaaaacgtttcaacattcctcagaatgtaaagacagataagcggtatgaaaaccttccagctgtgttttcctctgcNNNNNNNNNNNNNNNNNNNNNNNNNNNNNNNNNNNNNNNNNNNNNNNNNNNNNNNNNNNNNNNNNNNNNNNNNNNNNNNNNNNNNNNNNNNNNNNNNNNNctagcagatggtataagttactcacaagtccacaaccgcacaacatcattgttccacatcttaccataaaccactacaaaattttacataaaaattggccaaacaatttgaacgtttgctcagtagctttcacatcgggtgtaacattagcattataggtataactttagctgtgttagccaatgtttacaacaactccgcacttgaacagtctgtgaagttacattgccgtgtttattttaaatataattcacaaccaataaagcaaacttacaggttgtgattgtaaATTttcaggcccaaacagagtcggagttgcatcgtcttttaggactaaacgttgaactgttaccggtgttctgacgatctatgctgccttgccaaaaaatgctaccatagcgcaaatcgatagactcagctctactcggccctgctccgtttcgtcgtagcgacgccacacacaactgccgcgacgtaatgttcaatgcgacacacacaccagcgatccacacagctgtctcttttttaagttaaaacgtttcaacattcctcagaatgtaaagacagataagcggtatgaaaaccttccagctgtgttttcctctgccgttgttgctgcagcggtctgtgtgacggcgggagcagagggctctgtgagctggcggctggccggcctcacgcgctcctcccgcgggttggcgcaggcttcccccgcagccacttgcggagctcctcaactccgaaaatattcaagcacatttttgttccgtcatcacttctcgtaaaactgtgtatttgaaatctacacagctgattccTCAcctcaaaatataaaactttctgttgctggcctctatctggtgcacgcaatgatgatgcagtgaataggcgagtcgagccaaagggcctctgctcagactagcttggtttgagggcgtgcctgaccccactagccgcttggcaagctttatgacgcgtttgcattgtgacgtcacaagtaaaggaagtgaatgACTGGACTACAagcgagctgttttcaagcataAAAAAGCATAatgccacctctttaaattttAACTGTGGCCATTGATAAGGTCCCCATCATTAGAATGGctataaacacagacatgctgCCATAAGTGACCTAACCTTTTCACTTTTATCTTACCATATCCAATCCCCCACCCAGCAACCTTGAATCCAGGGAAGAAATATAAGGATAACAAACTGGGGAATCGGCAAGTAAATAGTCGCATGACAAAACTGGTGCTTATCAGTGCATAAAGAGTGTAAAGATTGTACACACCTCAAATTGCAGATGGTTTTGCATGAATACAGAAAAGTGAGGAATACTGACAAATGGAAAGTTGAGGACGAAGCCCTGACTCTTTCACATCAAAATGAACATCCGAAGCTCATCTCAAATGAACAAGTTGGCCTTCTGCTAGACATAACAACCAAATGCACGTAAAACTGGAATTACCATGTAAGCGCTAAAATAAGTAGCACACCAAAGTTCCTCCAAACAAAGGCTCACTAGCCAACCAAGTCATTCCAAGACGcacaacaaaaggaaacaaagcTACAACAAAACTCATACTAACCAAACAAAGCATGAGCTATAGCGCATAATGTATGTTACCAAAGCTAGCTGGCCAACCCACCAAGTCGCTAACACTTCCCCACTGCCAATATTATAGTTCCTCATCAACCAGACCAAACTCTATCATAAACATTAACCAAACATTTCAAGAACTACCAGGTTTTAAAGCAATTTAGAAGTACATCACCTCCAGATCAAAgcattgtttttacagtttcaaCCATAGTATTTCTAAGATTACAAACTCAAAGACTACAATCCTaatacacaaacatgtacaATGGGAAAGTCATAGTCACAAAAGAGCCAAAGCTCCCCAGCTCTAATCTTACTTATTCCATTTGCTATCTAACTAGTGCCACCCAAATCTTCAGATGGATACTGTACTTGGTGCATGGTACTTATGCACTGATTCCGCTGGTACCGAAAAGCAACCAGAAACTGGCAACCAGGGAAATGCTACCAAGACGTAGTCTTCAACCATGTTCTCTGCCACACTTTAGTGAAAACAAACTGGTTGATCTCCTATCTCCTATTGAGAACAACCTACTACTACAAACTACTTCAGCCTACAAAGGTATGCGTGGCTCCTACAAACCAATGTGACTATACTCACCCAAAACATGTTGCATGTCAAAACAGGTTTGCAACTATACAAATTGGGGACAAATGCAGCTCCCTTCAACATCCACCAAAAACAAACTCCACAAAAAGTAACCAATCCGAACAACAGAACAAACAACCTTGTGTGATACTCCCCAAAATTTTATCTACAATGCAAAATACTAAATACCAAAGGCACTTTATCGACACTGCTTAAAAGCACCTAAACTCATTTTAGTATTCACAGACCACAAGAGTCACAACCAAATTGGTCACCAACATACTAATCAACAATTAATTTGCTACAGTAGGCTAGGTTTAACCTTATCAAATGGGTTTGGATCCCAGGTAAGCCCCCATTTGTCACAAACTGGCTCAGGGAATGTGACAAAGAAGGAGTCCACACAAGGTACTTAGTCAAAACaagtataatttattaaattaaaataaacacaagtacTTTGTTGTGCAGTTTGAACGTAGCCCGAGGGTCTACAACTGTACTAGCAGCTCTGTTAGACTGTACATGGGCACAGCAGTGCTGGGAGCTAAACACATTATAATTTAGCACGttatcatgctaacattagctactgGCAGCTGAGGATGATAAAGATGTCCAGCTGATGATGGCACTTGAGAAAAGCCAGTATAGTTCATCCTCTGGGTACCATAAGTGACTGTACACCGTTTCATGTTAATCCATCCAAATCtttcagatatttcagtttgagacaaagtggtggactgactgacCGACTTTGCATTTCTAGAGATGCTGCTAGCAACTGACATAAAATGCATTCTGTAGAACCTAAATCCTCTTAGGCTGTGTTCACGGTCAAGTAGTCTTGCTTTTCTCCAGTTTGGCTGTTCTTTCAGCAATAATTCAGGACATTTATGCAGAATAACTAAGGCTACTTGAAAAGGTCTCTGTACTATTTATTTTAAGCTAAACTCTTTATTCTGTTCCTTGCCACCCCCCCAAAACTAAAACCTTTACAGATTTCTTTGATCCTGTACCTGGTTGATTATACACACCTCAAGATTAACGACTGGTACAGTTACCCTGACTGGGCGTACGCACTAGGATGGACCATGACCCTTTCCTATATTCTCATGGTGCCACTGTGGGCAGCTGGAAAGATGTTTTTGACAGCAGGAACCTTCAGACATGTGAGTGTTCAAAGATGTCTTTTCTACAACCCTGGATGCCAGAAAAGGCGATATCGCTttctaaaaatataattaatgatttaattttataatttatgaCCAACCACAATTAAGTGCTCTGAAAGATCACTCAGCATTGTGCATTTGCACCTGATGGATCTAATGGGGACACTCGTCTGGTTTTGGTGTTTAGTTTTCAAATTGTGTGAAGTACAGATTGCTTTTACATTGTGTTGAATGGGATTGAAGCCAAAGCAGTTATATTTAGTGGTGTGGGTAGTTAGGCCTGGTGGACTGCATGATACCTCCTCCAAATCCTCTAGTGTGGTCTGAGGAAGATGGCTGTCCTACATTTTCAGTTTGGACataaaatgtccaaaatgtaaaaataagatttaaatGTACTAATCTTGTTCCTGTTCTGTGTGCCAGCGTTTGTCCATCCTTTGTCGTCCTGCTGAAGATCCGTCCTGGCGGAGGAGAGAAATGGGAGAGGAAGGAACCACTGTTGAACTGACGACATCTGCAGTGACAATTTATCCCTGACCTGCAAAGTCACATTAATTAGACACTTATAATTATGTCATTTATAGAATTAGTAAAAACACGGGTTATCTTGGGTATAATTCTAACCTCCTAGCAGTAGCATCCCTAAACTATCAAAGGTATAAGTATTACTGTGTAATTTGTATGTATCTATTTGCTATCATAGTTTAAGTTGGTTCAATCAGTTATGACTCATTAGCTCTCCCACCATTTGATTTTAATCATCAGTGTCTTGACTAAATAAGACAACGTATTGGTGAGATCAATCAAAGAACAATCCTTGCATTACTTTTCCATGTCACtctattttatatactgtataatgcaaATAAACTTCTTACAGTTGTTCTGGGTTGTTCTGACTCTgactaaatattttaatgcCTTTTAAAGTCCCTGAGGTTCCCAAGAACTACAGGAGAAACATGCTGTCTGGAAATGCATTTAATGCTTTTCTAACATGTTCTCTCCAAGGCTACACAATACTGCAAAGTCCTTACATGTCTTTCGTTATATATGACGACTTAAAAAAAAGGACACCACACCAACTACAGACGACACCAAAGTATTTAGCTCATCATCAAACAGTTAAGCTTATCTAATTTTCAATGCTAAATAATAAGGAACATGgaaaatgaacacaaacaatTTAATATAGAAAATACTACAACTGGTTAATGTTTTGGTCCCTTGAAAATAACATAGTGAGTAATACTGTAGCTAAGTAAACAAGAAGCCATTTAAGACTCTGAATATACCTGAATGACCCACGgcgtaaacagacagacagtcataTAACCCAAATATCTTATAGGC
This genomic window contains:
- the LOC123973094 gene encoding sodium- and chloride-dependent GABA transporter 3-like isoform X4 — its product is MSRGIEELGSVRWDLALCLLACWVFCYFSTWKGVRSSGKVAYFTATFPYVMLLILLIRGLTLPGAWEGIYYYLYPDLNRLANLEVWIEAGSQVCFSYSLTAGTLNVLGSYNEYNNNCYKDCFWLCLLNSGTSFVAGFVVFSVLGFMAQKQGVTVDNVVESGPGLAFIAYPQATAMMPLPQFWTVCFFLMLIFLSVDTHFVTVESYITSISDLFPKLFRKPGRHEMHVLFICSSFFLIHLMLVTEGGIYIFQLIDYYGTTRAFHYVMALSECLALAWGFGADRVINVIEDMTGQRPCVFFKLCWKYIIPLLSLISLILYLVDYTHLKINDWYSYPDWAYALGWTMTLSYILMVPLWAAGKMFLTAGTFRHRLSILCRPAEDPSWRRREMGEEGTTVELTTSAVTIYP